The following are from one region of the Paenibacillus sp. KS-LC4 genome:
- a CDS encoding thiol-disulfide oxidoreductase DCC family protein encodes MTVSPTNQNSQSIVLFDGVCNFCSFWVQFIYKRDSKGIYKFASLQSDYASSLLQQYKVDRDKFDSIVLIEEDAYYTESSAVLRIFSNLQGPIRLSYYTIIIPKFIRDTVYRFIAKNRYRIFNKHNYCELPSKELQSRMIN; translated from the coding sequence ATGACGGTTTCGCCAACAAATCAAAACTCGCAATCTATAGTTCTATTTGACGGTGTATGCAATTTCTGCAGCTTCTGGGTTCAGTTTATTTATAAAAGAGATTCTAAGGGCATTTATAAATTCGCTTCCCTTCAATCAGATTATGCTAGCTCCCTACTCCAACAATATAAAGTAGATCGCGATAAATTTGACTCAATCGTTCTTATTGAAGAAGATGCCTATTACACCGAATCATCTGCTGTGCTGCGTATTTTCAGCAATTTGCAAGGGCCTATACGACTTAGCTATTACACGATAATCATTCCTAAATTCATACGTGATACCGTATATCGTTTCATCGCTAAAAATAGATACCGCATTTTCAATAAGCATAATTACTGTGAGCTTCCGTCAAAAGAGCTCCAAAGTCGTATGATTAACTAA
- a CDS encoding sporulation delaying protein family toxin codes for MNFKGIISILMVAVFIMTSSSAIAASPGSTAKTKFNGETIFRGLVFGQGEAAKLLPDIWTKDLLSKVNTPEAATVANNVVASIKKLDPTYFNTLEKAAYSGNHIQVRAALNRGGELIEKAFQGSQVSNPQVGTGTGDCAAVVAGYLYYAGAVFTTGAAVTHVAVITAGGAVAAYLVVVGGKYFWTSSASAQESSLKQDMLVNSVVKAFAK; via the coding sequence GTGAATTTCAAAGGAATTATTTCTATTTTAATGGTAGCAGTATTTATTATGACAAGCTCTTCTGCGATTGCCGCAAGTCCTGGCAGCACTGCAAAAACAAAATTTAACGGCGAGACGATCTTTCGGGGATTAGTATTTGGACAAGGGGAAGCAGCAAAGCTTTTACCTGATATTTGGACAAAAGACTTGCTTAGCAAAGTAAACACTCCTGAGGCTGCAACAGTAGCCAATAATGTTGTAGCAAGCATCAAAAAGCTTGATCCAACTTATTTCAACACGCTGGAAAAAGCCGCTTATAGCGGAAACCACATACAAGTAAGAGCCGCCCTGAACCGTGGTGGCGAGCTTATTGAGAAAGCATTCCAAGGCAGCCAAGTAAGCAATCCTCAAGTAGGAACGGGTACTGGCGACTGCGCAGCAGTCGTTGCAGGTTATCTTTATTATGCTGGCGCTGTATTTACTACTGGCGCAGCAGTTACGCACGTTGCAGTTATTACAGCTGGTGGCGCAGTAGCCGCTTATCTCGTTGTTGTTGGCGGAAAATATTTCTGGACCAGCTCCGCATCCGCTCAAGAAAGCTCTTTGAAACAAGATATGCTTGTTAACAGTGTTGTTAAAGCTTTCGCAAAATAA
- a CDS encoding sporulation-delaying protein SdpB family protein, translating into MFSKVGEFAHKLAINTNPWTNVYGFARSLLAVATAMTLALNDARIFFRPSSGSEIYPNCQNTLSLFCTVPNDYFYLNIVRWIAVLLLIIVASGWRPRFTGIIHWWIAYSLNVSALTLDGGEQVNTVLTLLLLPITLLDSRKWHWKTSDSDTTDTNPLGDQLITKRIIAIICIFAIRFQVAILYLHSSIAKIFEPTWVDGTAVYYYLSDPMLGLPSLLLDLVNPILTSPLVAIVTWGTLVLQMCLFGALFAPKKHWIYYLYAALFLHEIIALMLGLISFSISMSAALILYLVPVERELTFFKKLNFFKKRNQPTTSDYTLEAKY; encoded by the coding sequence ATGTTCAGCAAAGTAGGCGAATTCGCACATAAGCTAGCCATAAATACAAATCCGTGGACAAATGTATACGGATTTGCCCGTTCACTGTTGGCTGTTGCTACAGCGATGACACTAGCCTTAAATGACGCCCGGATTTTCTTCCGTCCCTCCTCAGGATCGGAGATATATCCTAATTGCCAAAACACATTAAGTCTATTTTGCACCGTCCCTAATGATTATTTTTACTTGAATATTGTAAGATGGATCGCCGTCCTCCTTTTAATTATTGTCGCCTCCGGTTGGCGCCCAAGATTTACAGGCATCATCCATTGGTGGATTGCTTACAGCTTGAATGTCTCTGCGCTTACACTTGACGGCGGAGAACAAGTAAACACCGTTCTAACCCTATTGCTTTTACCGATTACATTGTTGGATTCACGAAAGTGGCATTGGAAAACAAGCGACTCTGATACAACTGATACAAATCCGCTTGGTGATCAATTGATCACCAAGCGGATTATAGCGATAATCTGTATCTTTGCCATCCGATTTCAAGTTGCTATTTTATATCTTCATTCATCCATTGCCAAAATATTTGAACCAACCTGGGTAGACGGTACTGCTGTTTATTACTACCTTAGTGATCCAATGTTGGGTTTGCCATCACTCCTTCTTGACTTAGTAAATCCAATACTGACTTCTCCCCTTGTCGCCATTGTCACTTGGGGCACTCTTGTCCTGCAAATGTGCTTATTTGGCGCGTTATTCGCTCCAAAAAAACACTGGATTTACTATTTGTACGCAGCGCTATTCTTGCATGAGATTATTGCCTTGATGTTAGGACTAATCAGCTTCTCGATCAGCATGAGCGCCGCATTGATTCTGTATCTAGTACCTGTCGAACGCGAGCTCACATTTTTCAAAAAATTAAACTTTTTCAAAAAGAGAAACCAACCAACAACTAGCGATTACACCTTAGAAGCGAAATATTAG
- a CDS encoding SdpA family antimicrobial peptide system protein: MSSFLSNKYFKWGILFLFTSLFWIYIFAASILAAMPTTALSSLSDGNSLKIITWFPQGWGFFSKDPKEPQLRIVNMSDGNLAPLWPNNIPKNLFGIQRLGRSQGIEGGYLISKIPESSRIPCTTDPYSCLQESEPTLEILNDNPSPTICGDVGFTFQEPVPWAWSSSEQPIEMPSEVVRVNIQCSAK, translated from the coding sequence TTGTCGTCTTTTTTGTCGAACAAATACTTCAAGTGGGGTATCCTTTTTCTGTTTACCTCCCTTTTTTGGATTTACATTTTTGCCGCTTCCATTCTAGCAGCAATGCCTACCACGGCTTTGAGCTCTCTGTCCGATGGAAACTCACTCAAAATCATTACTTGGTTCCCGCAGGGCTGGGGGTTCTTTAGCAAAGACCCTAAAGAGCCGCAGTTACGCATTGTAAACATGTCAGACGGAAATTTGGCTCCGCTCTGGCCTAACAACATTCCAAAAAACCTATTTGGGATACAACGATTGGGAAGAAGTCAAGGGATAGAAGGAGGATATCTGATTTCTAAAATACCGGAGTCTTCCAGAATACCATGTACGACCGATCCTTACAGCTGCTTGCAAGAATCAGAACCGACTTTGGAAATTTTGAATGACAATCCTTCTCCTACGATATGCGGAGATGTGGGATTCACGTTTCAGGAGCCGGTACCATGGGCATGGAGCAGCAGTGAGCAACCGATTGAAATGCCATCAGAAGTAGTGAGGGTGAATATCCAATGTTCAGCAAAGTAG
- a CDS encoding histidine phosphatase family protein produces MTRIGWIRHGVTQWNIEGRAQGATDIPLNEEGKRQAVVLAERLSKEEWHHIYSSDLQRALVTAETVAARLGGMMVKQDERLREMGGGLLEGMTEAERILKWGADWRKVDWQGESHESVIGRGLEVLREIAHNHPGQNILIVSHGALIGRCLKELVPDAYKNEPLQNTSISTIYANAAGGWSCERFNCALHLNGVADEVEAK; encoded by the coding sequence ATGACAAGAATCGGTTGGATCAGACATGGCGTTACGCAGTGGAATATCGAGGGGAGAGCGCAGGGGGCTACGGATATTCCGCTGAATGAGGAGGGCAAGCGGCAAGCGGTTGTTTTGGCTGAGCGTCTAAGCAAGGAGGAATGGCATCATATTTACTCCAGTGATTTGCAGCGGGCGCTTGTGACAGCAGAAACGGTAGCGGCGCGCCTAGGCGGCATGATGGTCAAGCAGGATGAGCGGCTGCGGGAAATGGGGGGCGGCCTTCTGGAAGGGATGACGGAAGCGGAGCGTATTCTGAAGTGGGGAGCCGACTGGCGCAAGGTCGATTGGCAGGGTGAAAGCCATGAATCCGTTATCGGCCGCGGTTTAGAGGTGCTGAGGGAGATTGCCCATAACCATCCGGGTCAAAATATACTTATTGTCAGCCACGGAGCGCTCATTGGCCGCTGCTTGAAGGAGCTTGTGCCGGATGCTTATAAGAACGAGCCGCTTCAAAACACGTCCATCTCGACGATATATGCGAATGCGGCAGGCGGCTGGTCCTGTGAGAGGTTTAATTGTGCGCTGCATTTGAACGGTGTGGCTGATGAAGTAGAGGCAAAATGA
- a CDS encoding DUF817 domain-containing protein — MLFYILKKLLLFGYLQALNCLFPVTIFGAMALTHYVQVPGIARYDLILLICLVMQVVMVATKLETWDELKVICLFHIIGLALEVYKVKMGSWSYPGEGWSRVFDVPLYSGFMYASVASYICQAWRRFKLEMVGWPKMAYAVAISAAIYLNFFTHHYLWDFRWVLLAGLIIVFWRTYVHFTLGEAVYKMPLTLAFVLIGFFIWIAENIMTFFGAWAYPDQEKQWTLVHVSKISSWLLLVVISIIIVAQLKRVKSAR, encoded by the coding sequence ATACTTTTCTATATTTTAAAAAAGCTGCTGCTGTTTGGGTATTTGCAGGCGCTGAATTGTCTATTTCCGGTGACGATCTTCGGGGCCATGGCTCTTACGCATTACGTCCAGGTGCCAGGTATTGCAAGGTATGACCTCATTCTGCTCATCTGCTTGGTCATGCAGGTTGTTATGGTAGCTACAAAGCTGGAGACGTGGGATGAGCTGAAGGTCATTTGCCTGTTTCACATTATCGGTCTGGCCCTTGAGGTATATAAGGTAAAGATGGGCTCTTGGTCATATCCGGGGGAAGGGTGGTCAAGGGTATTCGACGTTCCGCTTTACAGCGGCTTCATGTATGCGAGTGTAGCAAGCTATATTTGCCAGGCTTGGCGCAGGTTCAAGCTAGAGATGGTCGGCTGGCCCAAAATGGCGTATGCGGTAGCAATCAGCGCAGCGATTTATTTGAACTTTTTTACTCATCATTATTTGTGGGATTTCAGATGGGTGCTGCTGGCGGGCCTGATTATCGTATTCTGGCGCACCTATGTTCACTTCACGCTCGGGGAAGCTGTATATAAGATGCCGCTTACGCTGGCTTTTGTTCTAATCGGATTTTTTATATGGATTGCGGAAAATATTATGACCTTTTTCGGCGCGTGGGCCTATCCGGATCAGGAAAAGCAATGGACGCTCGTCCATGTGAGCAAAATCAGCTCATGGCTGCTGCTCGTCGTGATCAGCATTATTATAGTGGCTCAGTTGAAACGGGTAAAAAGCGCTCGCTGA
- the yabP gene encoding sporulation protein YabP: MVDQNKGQKRQEVKMLNRKLLEITGVLNVESFDSEEFLLETDLGFLTIKGQNLHIKHLSLEQGFVAIEGLVHSLAYLDGNTPSKSKSLFGKLFK; encoded by the coding sequence ATGGTGGATCAGAATAAAGGGCAGAAGCGTCAGGAAGTGAAGATGCTCAATCGTAAGCTTCTGGAAATTACCGGGGTATTAAACGTGGAAAGCTTTGACAGCGAAGAGTTTTTGCTGGAAACGGATCTGGGTTTTCTGACGATTAAAGGGCAGAATCTGCATATTAAGCATCTCAGCCTGGAGCAAGGCTTTGTCGCTATAGAGGGGCTCGTTCATTCGCTCGCCTATTTGGACGGCAATACCCCGAGTAAATCCAAAAGCCTGTTTGGAAAATTATTCAAGTGA
- the yabQ gene encoding spore cortex biosynthesis protein YabQ — protein sequence MTLTMQWYTLAMMLLSGIGMGVAFDGYRVVSNELRFPRWWLPFLDIIYWLAASIIVFRVLYASNNGEVRAYVFLGLAIGVSSYYFLFSKPVVKLVQGIIRAIRALVRGIVKTVEFVIIKPILLLYKIGIVALGFGTAFTIFVLKTMLKLTRPLWLLLCWVLGPIIRPLSRLFMKYADKFKLTERFKAAVARVVALWRRLF from the coding sequence GTGACACTGACGATGCAGTGGTACACGCTCGCGATGATGCTTCTGTCAGGAATCGGCATGGGTGTCGCCTTTGACGGCTATCGTGTGGTGTCGAATGAGCTGCGGTTTCCACGTTGGTGGCTGCCGTTTCTGGACATTATATACTGGCTGGCAGCGTCGATTATCGTGTTTCGTGTGTTGTACGCAAGCAACAATGGCGAGGTGCGGGCGTACGTCTTTCTAGGGCTGGCCATAGGTGTGAGCAGCTATTACTTTCTATTTAGCAAGCCGGTCGTCAAGCTGGTGCAGGGCATTATTCGCGCTATCCGCGCGCTGGTCAGAGGAATCGTCAAAACGGTGGAATTTGTCATTATTAAGCCGATTCTACTTTTGTACAAAATAGGTATTGTGGCACTGGGATTTGGGACTGCATTCACTATTTTTGTACTAAAGACTATGTTAAAATTGACTCGTCCATTATGGCTATTGCTATGTTGGGTATTAGGTCCTATCATACGACCGTTGAGCCGCTTATTTATGAAATACGCCGATAAGTTTAAGCTTACAGAGCGCTTTAAGGCAGCGGTTGCACGCGTGGTTGCGCTTTGGCGGAGGTTATTCTAA
- a CDS encoding septum formation initiator family protein: MATAAANKLTVNPGSKRRIKMWMMFIVLFMGWAAYTFFGQIQQQNATELRLAAVMKQKEDATNQAQQLQQEIERLNDPEYIAQLATKGQGMVKEGEQQIQVVK; the protein is encoded by the coding sequence TTGGCGACAGCAGCAGCAAACAAGTTAACCGTTAATCCAGGCTCCAAGCGTCGGATCAAGATGTGGATGATGTTTATTGTCCTCTTCATGGGCTGGGCGGCTTATACCTTCTTTGGACAAATCCAGCAGCAAAACGCTACCGAACTGCGGCTCGCAGCTGTAATGAAACAGAAGGAAGATGCCACAAATCAGGCGCAGCAGCTGCAACAGGAAATTGAGCGTCTTAACGATCCGGAATATATTGCACAGCTTGCAACCAAAGGTCAAGGCATGGTTAAAGAGGGAGAACAACAGATACAGGTAGTTAAATAG
- a CDS encoding S1 domain-containing RNA-binding protein: MAIEVGAKLEGKVTGITHFGAFVDLSGGVTGLVHISEIADNYVKDVKDHLKIEDVVKVKVINVDKDGKIGLSIKQAIDRPEGQLPPARESRPSTRPSGGPGGSGERFNRGGGGGGQDRGDRGGHGGGGGGRPFKQQAGGRPAYGKPTFEDKVSRFLKDSEERISSLKKNTEGKRGGRGAKRV, translated from the coding sequence ATGGCAATTGAAGTAGGCGCGAAGTTAGAGGGCAAAGTGACAGGCATTACGCATTTCGGGGCATTCGTTGATTTGTCTGGAGGTGTCACAGGTCTCGTTCACATCTCGGAAATTGCTGATAATTACGTCAAGGACGTGAAGGATCACCTGAAGATCGAAGACGTGGTCAAGGTTAAAGTCATTAACGTTGACAAAGACGGAAAAATTGGACTTTCCATTAAACAAGCCATTGATCGACCAGAGGGCCAGCTTCCTCCTGCACGCGAATCACGTCCAAGCACTCGTCCAAGTGGCGGACCTGGTGGCAGCGGAGAACGCTTTAACCGCGGCGGCGGTGGTGGCGGTCAAGATCGCGGCGATCGTGGAGGACACGGTGGCGGCGGTGGTGGACGTCCATTTAAGCAGCAGGCCGGCGGCAGACCAGCTTATGGAAAACCAACGTTTGAGGATAAAGTGTCGCGCTTCCTGAAAGACAGTGAAGAACGCATCTCCTCCCTGAAGAAGAATACCGAAGGCAAACGCGGTGGACGCGGAGCCAAGCGGGTTTAA
- the spoIIE gene encoding stage II sporulation protein E: protein MNKESVLVFPRGKKEGWLQPRIGKVKERIASQRFIQLVLAKKWTFLLVAVGFLLGRAVILESLMPFAAAYFAVIYFLRKDAVAWVGLSVVVGSFFAVTPSPVWIAMEIAALFLLFKGLEAYEKAELASAPLLVFTATLLVQLFHVFTLNTLTWYSIMLVVVEAALGFVLTLVFIQAIPVLTMSKKTTALRSEEIICLMILLASVMTGAVGWVVYGMSVEHIMSRYMLVLFALAGGAPLGASVGVIAGLILSLADFNAIVQMSLLAFAGLLAGLLRDGGKMAVAFGMLLGTSILAVYVGGQGDVMASTWESVTAAIMLILTPRVMIRTISRYVPGTNEHAKSQHEYAKRVREVTAERVTQYSEMFRQLSRSFGQLNGGAVAMNREDEITHFMNEVAARSCASCHRQNACWGDKFYQTYKVMTEMMTTVEQERAPGAKEMPRTWTAHCSKSTQVMSVMKQQYELYQNNMHWKKQIFDSRQLVAEQLTGVSQVMEDLAKEIRREGQTLHLQEEQIREALEGLGLSIREIEVINLEEGNVDIELYHTFSKGYDECRKIIAPLLTDILGEHIAVKLEEEPEKNGEATRVVFGSAKVFEIETGVAGAAKGGDLLSGDSFSMVELGNGKFAVAISDGMGNGERARQESSAALSILQQLLKSGMDEKLAVKSVNSILLLRSSDEVFATVDLAIIDLYTASTMFMKIGSTPSFIKRGKEVIPVTANNLPIGILQDIDVDMISMQLQPGDALIMMSDGIYDAPGHAVNKEMWMKRMIHELKTEDPQEMADVLLDTVVRYHKGEIIDDMTVLVARVDKHLPEWAAFRWPGMSRMERPRTVS from the coding sequence ATGAACAAGGAAAGTGTACTCGTATTTCCCAGAGGAAAGAAAGAAGGATGGCTGCAGCCTCGAATCGGTAAAGTTAAGGAGCGTATTGCCTCGCAGCGATTTATTCAGCTGGTGCTGGCAAAAAAATGGACCTTCCTGCTTGTTGCTGTTGGTTTTTTGCTTGGACGAGCTGTCATATTGGAGTCGCTTATGCCGTTTGCCGCTGCTTATTTCGCCGTTATTTATTTTCTTCGAAAGGATGCGGTTGCTTGGGTCGGGCTGTCAGTGGTGGTGGGCAGCTTTTTCGCGGTTACACCCTCCCCAGTCTGGATTGCGATGGAAATTGCCGCATTATTTCTTTTGTTCAAGGGGCTCGAAGCCTACGAGAAGGCTGAGCTTGCTTCGGCTCCGCTGCTCGTATTTACCGCCACCTTGCTCGTCCAATTGTTTCATGTTTTCACCTTGAACACGCTGACCTGGTACAGCATCATGCTGGTTGTCGTGGAAGCGGCACTCGGCTTTGTTCTCACGCTCGTGTTCATCCAAGCTATCCCGGTGCTGACGATGTCTAAGAAGACAACAGCGCTGCGCAGCGAGGAAATTATATGCCTGATGATATTGCTCGCTTCCGTCATGACAGGGGCGGTTGGCTGGGTGGTCTACGGCATGTCGGTGGAGCATATCATGTCGCGTTATATGCTCGTGCTATTCGCGCTTGCTGGGGGTGCGCCGCTTGGAGCGTCGGTCGGGGTCATTGCTGGACTCATACTCAGTCTTGCGGATTTTAACGCGATTGTGCAGATGAGCCTGCTGGCGTTTGCGGGGCTGCTGGCGGGGCTGCTGCGGGATGGAGGGAAGATGGCTGTAGCCTTTGGCATGCTGCTCGGAACATCCATTCTAGCCGTATATGTAGGCGGTCAAGGCGATGTGATGGCGTCCACCTGGGAATCGGTTACAGCGGCTATTATGCTGATTTTGACGCCGCGCGTCATGATCCGAACGATATCCCGCTATGTGCCGGGAACGAATGAGCATGCGAAGTCGCAGCATGAATATGCGAAGCGTGTGCGTGAGGTGACGGCTGAGCGGGTCACGCAATATTCGGAGATGTTTCGTCAGCTCTCGCGAAGCTTTGGTCAATTAAACGGCGGCGCTGTGGCGATGAATCGCGAGGATGAGATCACCCATTTTATGAATGAGGTGGCGGCACGAAGCTGCGCAAGCTGCCATCGGCAAAATGCATGCTGGGGGGATAAATTTTATCAGACCTATAAAGTGATGACTGAGATGATGACGACGGTTGAGCAAGAGCGTGCACCTGGAGCTAAGGAAATGCCGCGAACGTGGACTGCCCATTGCTCGAAGTCAACGCAGGTGATGTCGGTCATGAAGCAGCAGTACGAGCTTTATCAAAATAATATGCACTGGAAGAAGCAAATATTCGACTCCCGTCAGCTGGTAGCTGAGCAATTGACCGGCGTGTCCCAGGTCATGGAGGATTTGGCGAAGGAAATTCGCCGCGAGGGGCAGACGCTGCATTTGCAGGAGGAGCAAATTAGGGAGGCACTGGAGGGGCTTGGGCTGTCGATTCGAGAAATTGAAGTGATTAATTTGGAGGAGGGCAATGTTGATATTGAGCTGTACCATACATTTAGCAAGGGATATGATGAGTGCCGCAAAATTATTGCGCCGCTGCTTACGGATATTTTAGGTGAGCATATTGCAGTTAAACTTGAGGAGGAACCCGAGAAAAATGGAGAAGCAACAAGGGTCGTATTTGGCTCCGCCAAAGTGTTTGAAATTGAAACGGGCGTTGCTGGTGCGGCAAAAGGGGGCGATCTGCTGTCAGGCGACAGCTTTAGCATGGTGGAGCTTGGCAACGGCAAATTTGCCGTGGCAATTAGCGATGGCATGGGAAATGGAGAGAGGGCGCGCCAGGAAAGCAGCGCAGCGCTGTCGATTTTGCAGCAGTTGCTCAAGTCGGGTATGGACGAGAAGCTCGCGGTCAAATCGGTCAATTCCATCCTGCTGCTGCGTTCGTCAGATGAAGTATTCGCAACCGTGGATCTCGCCATTATCGATCTTTATACCGCCTCAACGATGTTTATGAAAATCGGATCAACACCGAGCTTTATTAAGCGCGGCAAGGAAGTAATTCCAGTTACGGCCAATAATTTGCCAATCGGCATTTTGCAGGACATTGATGTAGATATGATTTCGATGCAGCTTCAGCCCGGGGATGCACTCATTATGATGAGTGATGGTATTTATGATGCGCCAGGCCACGCGGTCAATAAGGAGATGTGGATGAAACGAATGATCCATGAGCTGAAAACGGAGGACCCGCAGGAAATGGCCGATGTGCTGCTGGACACCGTTGTTCGTTACCATAAGGGGGAAATTATAGATGATATGACCGTGCTGGTGGCGCGTGTGGACAAGCATTTGCCAGAGTGGGCGGCATTTCGTTGGCCGGGTATGTCGCGAATGGAGCGCCCGCGGACGGTAAGCTAG
- a CDS encoding VWA domain-containing protein produces the protein MKQILLITDGCSNVGLSPIVAAAHAKAEGIAVNVVGVLDYGDAGESGSMEIEEIARAGGGISRMVHTRQLAQTVQMMTRKTVVQTIQLAVQRELKHVLGSGAIEDLPPEKRSEVVRVMDELGESTDLQVALLIDASASMKPKLIAVEEAIRDLMLSLQARQGKSEIAVFHFPGGRHGEECKMDLGWTDNLTGAQSIFPKLQMSGTTPTGPALMQVIDFYRQGDYGRRSREETDGMMSDYVV, from the coding sequence ATGAAGCAAATTTTACTTATAACCGATGGTTGTTCGAATGTAGGGCTTAGCCCGATTGTAGCAGCGGCTCATGCGAAAGCGGAAGGTATTGCAGTCAATGTTGTTGGGGTGCTTGATTACGGCGATGCGGGCGAGTCCGGCAGCATGGAGATTGAGGAAATTGCAAGGGCTGGCGGAGGCATCAGCCGGATGGTTCATACGCGCCAGCTGGCGCAGACTGTCCAGATGATGACGCGCAAGACGGTTGTACAGACGATTCAGCTAGCTGTACAGAGGGAGCTTAAACATGTGCTTGGCAGCGGGGCGATCGAGGATTTGCCGCCGGAGAAGCGCAGCGAGGTCGTGAGGGTGATGGATGAGCTGGGGGAAAGCACCGATCTACAGGTGGCGCTGCTTATCGACGCCAGCGCCAGCATGAAGCCAAAGCTGATTGCGGTAGAAGAAGCAATTCGCGACTTGATGCTAAGTCTGCAAGCAAGGCAAGGGAAAAGCGAAATTGCTGTCTTTCATTTTCCGGGCGGAAGACATGGAGAAGAGTGCAAAATGGATCTGGGCTGGACGGATAATTTGACAGGAGCGCAGTCGATTTTTCCGAAATTGCAAATGAGCGGCACGACGCCAACGGGTCCGGCGCTAATGCAGGTGATTGATTTTTATCGTCAGGGGGATTATGGTAGGAGGAGCAGAGAAGAAACGGATGGGATGATGAGTGACTACGTCGTTTAG
- a CDS encoding serine/threonine protein kinase: MTTSFRISLRRGTVVTGKWKRRKYRVERLLGEGANGKVYLVHSDQGWVALKVGADAVDLQSEINVLQTLAKQGRRQAPAFLYDVDDLQGSDGRDYPFYIMKYVRGVNLSAYLLQNGKEWFPLVSLNLLNKLAELHSKGWVFCDLKMENVMVADYGHVELVDYGGVTAVGRSIRQFTEIYDRGYWNAGSRSADLKYDLFSFAVLCIQMHEPKRLHQLTLTLLPQNRSTDDLEQLIATNASLKPIAGWLAEALAGRFADAAEGAEAWRVLMHGTNRKQAAPTPFWLKGLVAGSAIMLAVSVYWLLRVGM; encoded by the coding sequence GTGACTACGTCGTTTAGAATCAGTCTCCGCCGTGGTACTGTGGTGACTGGAAAATGGAAGCGCCGTAAGTATCGGGTTGAGCGTCTGCTTGGGGAAGGCGCTAATGGAAAAGTATACTTGGTTCATTCCGATCAGGGGTGGGTTGCCCTTAAGGTTGGCGCTGATGCAGTAGACCTGCAATCGGAAATCAATGTGCTTCAGACGCTTGCGAAGCAGGGAAGGCGTCAGGCGCCTGCGTTTTTGTATGATGTGGATGATCTGCAAGGCTCCGATGGACGCGATTACCCTTTTTATATTATGAAGTATGTGCGCGGGGTGAATTTGTCTGCGTATTTACTTCAGAACGGTAAGGAATGGTTCCCGCTGGTCAGCCTTAATCTATTGAATAAATTGGCTGAGCTTCACAGCAAGGGATGGGTATTCTGCGATTTAAAGATGGAAAATGTGATGGTTGCTGATTATGGACATGTCGAGCTGGTGGATTACGGCGGGGTAACAGCGGTAGGAAGAAGCATTCGCCAGTTTACTGAAATTTATGACCGAGGTTATTGGAACGCAGGTTCCCGGTCTGCCGATTTGAAATACGACTTATTTTCTTTTGCGGTGCTGTGCATCCAAATGCACGAACCGAAGAGACTGCACCAGCTTACCTTGACGCTGCTCCCGCAAAATCGTTCGACCGATGATTTGGAGCAGCTGATAGCGACCAATGCTTCTCTCAAGCCGATTGCAGGCTGGCTTGCAGAAGCGCTTGCTGGACGTTTTGCAGATGCTGCTGAAGGTGCGGAGGCGTGGCGTGTGCTGATGCATGGAACGAATCGCAAGCAAGCCGCCCCGACCCCTTTCTGGCTCAAAGGACTAGTTGCGGGTTCGGCAATTATGCTGGCTGTATCAGTTTATTGGCTGCTTCGCGTGGGTATGTAA